The genomic window TCATCTTCTTCATAATAGTCATCATAATAATAGTCATCATAATCTTCGTCTTCCTCCTCCATCAACTTCTCATAAGTCTCCTCAAAAAAGTTCTTAATCTCTGTTTTGAGTTCTTTCACCGTTACCTGAGTGGTTGATGTCTTTTCGCTAATCTCCGACGGCAGGTTAACTTGAGACAGGAGCAAATGACGCACCTCGGGAAACTCCTCCACAAATTGCAACACCATCTTCACTAATTCATCAACCCCCATCCCTCGCAATGCCACTTCCAAAGCATCGGGCGTGTTTGCCGGGGATGAGATGGAGGCGATCGCCTCCATCTCATCCTCATCAGCCCCCAACGGATCATCCGGGTCACCGTAAAGCGCATACAACAACACCGCCACCTTATGCTCACAAACCCCATCCTCATAAGCACAAGTACAATGGGTCGTGAGAGTCCCCCCACCCGGACGAACTTCTACACTGTAATTCCCTTGTCTAGTCTGGACCTTCGCCGTAATCCCTTTTCCAGACATATAAAACTGATCCACCGACTTCCTGTTATAGCACAACTGACCTTTCTCAAAAATAGTCGGATTATCGGCCAATTCTTGAATATCTTCGACGGTCAACTGGGTTAAATTCATAAGAACCTGCTGTGTTTTCAGGGAATGGACAATTCAGATATTACCTGAAAAAAACCCCAATGCGATCGCCCAATTAACCTCCCCAGAAAGCAGTGATTCTTTTTCCGGTCCCCTCCCCTTGGCAAGGGGAGGGCTAGGGTGGGGTTCTTCTTAGGCGATTCCCTACGGGATAGCTGCATTCCCAGACCCGAATCCGAGAGATTCGGTTTATCATAGAGGCATCATTGTTCCAGAACTGACACCCATGCCGGGATACCCGAACGGATGGGGCGATAGAAACAGCGCCTCTCCTGGACGGGCTAAAGATAAAATGAGTATAATTTGTATTGCACTGATGGAGAGTAATGCGATGACATCCACCCAACCGCAAGCGATCGCCTCTCGGTTGAATCCCCCTCACTCCTTACCCCCCTTAGAAAACGGCGATCGCTTAATTCGTCCCGAATTCGAGCGCCGCTATCACGCCATGCCGGATATCAAAAAAGCTGAACTCATCGAAGGAGTCGTTTATATGGCATCCCCCTTACGCTTTCGGTCCCATGCCAAACCTCATGGATATCTGATTACTGTATTAGGGTTGTATGAATCTGCCACCCCTCAAGTGGAAATGGGAATTGAACCCACCGTGCGCCTAGATGTAGACAACGAACCCCAACCCGATGGCGTCTTATTAATCAGTCCCGAAAACGGGGGACAATCCACCCTTGATGAACAGGGATATATCCAAGGCGCACCGGAACTCGTCGCCGAAATTGCCGCCAGTAGTGCCACCATTGACCTCGGAGATAAAAAACGAGCCTATCGCCGCAATGGAGTTAAAGAATATATCATTTGGCAAGTATTTGATGAAAAAATTGATTGGTTTCGGTTAGAAGAGGGGGATTATGTATCCGTAACGCCTGATGAGCAAGGAATCATTCGCTCACAAGTCTTCCCCGGATTGTGGCTAGATATTCCCAATCTGCTGCAAGGGAATATGCAGCAAGTTTTGACCGTTTTGCAACAAGGAATCAGTTCCCCGGAACATCAAGGGTTTGTGCAACCACTAGGAGAAGATTCGGCGGAATCCTCTCCTGATGCTTGATGCGGGGATGAAGATTGGAGGGCGATCGCCTCTATTCCCCATTGTCCGATTCCTGTTGTTTCTGCGCTACCTTTTGGGCGATCGGCACCGTATGGGGAACTCGTTGCTCAACCCGCGCTGGCTGCACCGGCATCTCCTTGTCATAGAGAATACGGCAGAAGGCTAGGACCCAGGTGAGCACAACTCCTGCACCCGGATGAATTAACCCCACCGCCTTTGCCGTTGCTTCACCGATAATAAACAGATGGCGCTTAGAAAGGGGAACTCGTTGCTCAACCCGATCCTGCTGCACCAGTATCTCTTTGTCATAGAGAATACGGCAGAATGCTAGGACCCAGGTGAGAACAACTTCTGCACCCGGATGAATTAACCCCACAGCCTTTGCCGTTGCTTTGGCAATAATTAA from Laspinema palackyanum D2c includes these protein-coding regions:
- a CDS encoding Uma2 family endonuclease produces the protein MTSTQPQAIASRLNPPHSLPPLENGDRLIRPEFERRYHAMPDIKKAELIEGVVYMASPLRFRSHAKPHGYLITVLGLYESATPQVEMGIEPTVRLDVDNEPQPDGVLLISPENGGQSTLDEQGYIQGAPELVAEIAASSATIDLGDKKRAYRRNGVKEYIIWQVFDEKIDWFRLEEGDYVSVTPDEQGIIRSQVFPGLWLDIPNLLQGNMQQVLTVLQQGISSPEHQGFVQPLGEDSAESSPDA